In Heteronotia binoei isolate CCM8104 ecotype False Entrance Well chromosome 1, APGP_CSIRO_Hbin_v1, whole genome shotgun sequence, the genomic window GCAAGCTTTGGGAATTTTGGAATTCACTGAATTGACCAGAGTCTGAACAATGGCATGGTTGGTGGAGTTCAGATGATCTGCCAGAGGAAAGGGACATTCTCCGTGGCAGTAGAAGGCACTGTAACCAGGTGGGGCCACTATCCAGTCATTCCACCCAACATCATTGAAGTCCACATATAACGGATGCCTTTTACAATTGGATTTAAGGCGTTTGCGTTGTTTGTGTTTCACTTGGCGCTTCTCTCGCGTATGGAGAGGCTGCCCCTTTCCATCATGCCCAAAGGTTACTAGTAGCGGCCTAACCTGAGACCAGCTAGCATCGTCCTGATGCAAAGACCGGCTGATCCTGACATGTCTCTTGGAGACGCTGCTCTCATTGTCCAAATGGACCACTTCTATCACAAACCCATGATTAGGCTGCCTGTGTGCAATCCACCTCATGATAGCAGGCGTGACATCAAAAGTTTCCCATTTGCTGTCATTGTGGTGCACCAAGCGGGTGTCCAGAAGTCTCGTGACAGGGTCCTGGGAGGCCTCGCTCTCCAGCTTGATGATTTCATAAATATTAATACGATGGTAAGAGCTACTGTTGGTTTCAAAGGCATCTTTGAGGTGTTGCCGAAAAACCTGAAGCTCAGCTGAAGTGATAAACTCCCCACTTGGGACAGATGTCAAGTTGAAGAAGAAACGTCGAGATGTCCTCCCATTTCTTTCTGGAAGCTCTTCTAGAGTTTCTGAGGGGGAGGGCGAAGCAAAATACAATCAGTAACTtagataaataattaaaaa contains:
- the BMP2 gene encoding bone morphogenetic protein 2 — protein: MIAGTHSLLALLLYQVLLGGSASLIPEVGDRRRFSGDLIQAAPLQLSEEILREFELRLLNMFGLKRRPMPSRNAIIPPYMLELYHLHTSQKPSSMDYNLERATSRANTVRSFHHEETLEELPERNGRTSRRFFFNLTSVPSGEFITSAELQVFRQHLKDAFETNSSSYHRINIYEIIKLESEASQDPVTRLLDTRLVHHNDSKWETFDVTPAIMRWIAHRQPNHGFVIEVVHLDNESSVSKRHVRISRSLHQDDASWSQVRPLLVTFGHDGKGQPLHTREKRQVKHKQRKRLKSNCKRHPLYVDFNDVGWNDWIVAPPGYSAFYCHGECPFPLADHLNSTNHAIVQTLVNSVNSKIPKACCVPTELSAISMLYLDENEKVVLKNYQDMVVEGCGCR